One Rhea pennata isolate bPtePen1 chromosome 15, bPtePen1.pri, whole genome shotgun sequence genomic window, CACGGCCTCTCCTTGCAGCActgcccggccgcggctgcCGTGACGCCTGGCTCCGGtgtcgttccccccccccccccctcccgaTAACGCTGCAGGGAGGCCAGAGGCTGAGATGAGAGAAGAGGAGGCGCCCCTGAAGCGAAGCCtggctctgctctctgctgggggggggggggtaaccTGAGGCCAATCTGGGGCTCTTGTGACCCCGAGGCCGCGACTCTGGGTGCTGTGCCCGGCCCCCACGCGTGTCCCGGAGACGCTGtctgctgggcacaggggcagCGCGCTCctctcccgcccccccccccccccccaaaccgcATGCTCTGCGTCCCCCCTCCCTGCGGggctcagccctgctcctgcccagtTCTCTGACCGCTCAGCTTAGCCGCCGTCTCCCTGCGAGCGCCTGCCGCCTCCCGCCCTGGCTGCTGACTCGGCCTTTCCTTGCAGACGGCGTCTCCCCTGCTGCGGGCCAGCCCCAGGCAGCCCCCGTCCCCCCGCCTGAGTTTGGGCCCCCTCCCTACGAGCCGCCCTCGCAGCCGGGCTTCGTGCCCCCCCACATGCCCACAGACGGCTCCGGGCCCTACGTGCCGCCCGGTGAGTACGGCCAGGGGCCGCGTGCGGGAGGGCGAAGCGGTGGGGGGACGAGGactggggagggggctggggctgctgtTCAAGGCTTGCAGCCAGGCTcctcggggaggggggggcgggcgggacCATGTGGCCCCCCCAAAGCCTTTAACCAAGGCCGTGGTGTGGCAGCGCAGCATGGACCCTCCCCGGGGAGGAGCCGGCCTCGCCTGCCCCGCACAGCGGTCGTCACCTGTGCCCATCTTTTGTTCACAGCTGGTTATTACCCCCCGCCGGGGCCTTACCCCCCCATGGGCTACCACCCTGCCCCAGGCCACTACCCTTCTCCTGGCGGCCACACAGCAACCGTGCTTGTCCCGTCGGGGACTACCACCACGGTGACCGTGCTGCAGGGGGAGATATTCCAGGGCGCCCCAGTGCAGACGGTGTGTCCCCACTGCCAGCAAGCCATCACCACCAAGATCACCTACGAAATCGGGTTCATGAGCTTCCTTCTCggcttcctctgctgcttcgTCGGGTAGGTGCTGCGGGCAGAGCGCTGGGGCCCTCCCCGTGCGCCGGCTGGCTGACGACAGCCGCGTGCGGCAGGTCTCGCTCTGCGCCGGGGCCCGGTGGCCCCACGCAGGATTGGCCAAACCATTTGGCATGGTGGGGGACCCGCTCCCTAGCCCACGTCACTCGTGAGGGCCAGCGGGGCTGCCACATGCCCTGAGCCGTTACTGGGGCAGCGTGCGACTTCCTCGGCCAACAGCGCTTGGACCCCTAGTCTCCTGGAGGGGAAAGAGATTGGTGGCACCTTGAAGGCTTTCAGCTGGActttccccctccctcaaaCTGGTTTGGGattactggagtgagtccagcaagGGGCTACTAAAATGATTAAGGGACTAGAGCAGCTCTCCTACGAGAagggctgtgagagctgggcctggtcagcctggagaagggaagccCAAGGGGTGGGTCTTACCAACGTCTGTATCTGACAGGCGAGTGCAAAGAGGATGGGGCAGAGGCTTCTTGGAAGACTCCAGTGACAGGAAAAGCGGCAACGGGCACGAACTGAACCACAGGACGTTCTGcctgaatacaaggaaaaactttttgACTGGAtgggtgactgagcactggagcatgttgcccagagaggtctccatccttgaagataCTAAAAAATGGTCTGGCCAGAGTCCTAGGCAGCTTGCTCTGGGTGacccctgcttgagcaaggtTGGGGATATGTGTGTATGGGGCgaggaggctggactagatgcTGGCTAAAcgttccttccaacctcagccagCCTATAGTTGCTTACTACTAAAGGGCCAGCTGCTTCGTGCTGCCTTGCACAGCGGTGCAGGCCAGGGTTGGcctcccagcagcagctactTGCCTCTCTTGCCCCGAACCCCTCTGGCTCAGGAGCTAACCCCAAGCGTGGGTCTCCCCTGCTTTCCCTCAGGTGCCCAGAGAGGCCGTGCGCCACGGGCTGGCGCTGGGTGCCTGGGCTCACAGCTCTGCATCTCCCTCTGCTCCAGGTGtgatctctgctgctgcctgattCCTTGCCTGTTTGATGACTTCAAGGACGTGACACACACGTGTCCCAACTGCAAGGCCTATATCTACACGTACAAGCGCATGTGCTAACAGCACCCCAGGAGCCTGAGCCACCGGAATGATAccagctcctctcctgctgccATCCTAGTCTATGCGTGCGCAACACTCCTTCGCTTAAACCGCTGGTGGTGCGTATGTGTGTGCCCCCCGCCCCGATTCCCTATCGCTCAGCGCTGTGACCACCTACCCTGGGCTCCGGTCGTTGCTGTGAACGATTCGAGTGGGGACACTGGTCCGGGTGCACAGCGGCCGCGGGCTGAGCTCCCGCTGCCCTGCAGCGCAGAAGCAAGGCCCCACGCCTGTGCCCACTCCAGGGCAGCAGTGAGGCCCCGCTCGCCTGGCGCACGCTGGCAGAGGCTGCTGATGCtcccctgcacccccccccaATCCAACCACTTCTCCACATACCTGCAGTGGGTTGTCAGACTGTGAGGATGAGGAGGCAGCTGCTCAGGCATGGAACCACTGCAGGCAGGCCTGCTGCGCCCAGGCAGGTGCCCAGCCCCGAGTCACCTGCTGCTCAGCGCCAGGAAAgggggaggccagagctggccATGGGGTGCGTTAGGACACTGACACCATCACCTCAGCTGTGCCCCAATTTGGAGGGGGCCTGGTGGAGGTGCAGTAGGACATACCTCCTCCAGGGAGGCAGAAGGCTTAGGGCCATGCACACCAGGCTCCAGCGTGGGTCCCCTGCTGCTGGCTCACGGCAGGCTCTGGCCAGGtcagtgcagagctgcttcccaaaGAGAGGCACAGAGCCACCTTCAAGGGGCAGGGTGCAACCACAGCGCTGCACCGTTAATCTGTTTTAATCCAGCATAGCGATCCTGCCAGCGCAGCCACCAGCCTCACACCTGGTGGCCACTGCTGCTCAAGCCACATGCGCCTCCTCccagcctctgcagctgctgtggcTGTTTGGAGGAGTGAAACCCCCAGCTGTTCCTCATCCACCCTACAAACCATTAGCAAAAAATGAATCCAGTATGTTGCCACATACACACAGCACCATAGAATAGAGGAGTTTGTTACCAGACTGCAGCTGGCTCATACTCTAAACCAGCTCTGGGGCAGATCTCTGCCCACCCACCCCAGagccctctccctccctccccccaagcCCAGCAGGGGCTGTGGGCACACACCCAGCAGCACCCATCCTGCAGTTACCATGGATGCACCTGATGGAGGCCCTTGTTGCATGTGAGTGTAGGGGGTTACTTTTAATTGCACCTCACACCAGGCAAAAGGAGCAGGGCAAGCACGCAGTGAAACATGCTGCCAGCAGCACAGTGCTGGATGAGGGCAGGAGGGCCCAGGAGCCATTTTTCATcatctgtgcagcagctcctcctctgccttcctccagcaccctgctcctgcagccaggGCAGCTGGAGCAAGCAGGCCCCCTCCCAGCAAAGCAGAGTTGGGGAAGAAGCTCTGCATAAGCAGGTTTGCAAATGGTCTGGCCTGCACAGGCAGCTGCTGTTTGCTTGGAAATAAAACTGTGGCACTCATCCCActgtatgtaaataaataacagaCCCTGAGCTCAGTGtacatcttttcttctcacCCTACTCCAGGCTCATTGTAGAGCTGAGAATAAAGAATGATTGTATGGGCAAGGGCACGGGGTGCCAAGCACTGGAGGAAGTACAGGAGCTTCCCAAGGCCTCAGTGTGGAGGCAGAGGTAGGCAGTAGGCACTTTGCCTGCTTTGCCTCAGGTAACCCCTCACCCTGCCCCAAGCACTctgccaaaaaaggaaaaaaaaaaatacccccaggaggctgggctggagggaggcagaaGGGGGCATGCGTTACCAGGGCCCAGCACCGCAAGGGGGCGGCTGCAAGGGCAGAGGCACACGCAGTGACACTGCCTGGCTTAACCAGACCCTGCAAGAGGAGGCAGCAGGCGCTTACTGCGGCTTTCACACCCCACAGGAGcttggggggaggagggggggaaaaccacttaaaaaaaaataaataaaacaaaacactgggggaagcagcagagaaggtGAAAGCTAAGGACAGGAGTGGCTCTGTGGAAGCAGCATGGGTCAGTCTGACAAGGGAAGTCCGAAGAGGATGAGTAGAACAGCGTGGGAATCTTTTAATCCATCATCCTGCCTCTCCAGCCTTCCAGAGCCCCCATGTGTGCCCATGCCAGGGCACAGGTGCCTTGTTTTCTTCCACATAATGATGCACTTTTGGCCTTCCCCTGCTGCAGCATAGCAACTTTTTATTCCAGTCAAGGCTTCAGCAAGATCAACATTGTACAATAAACATGTCACCTTCATACCCCACCCACACATTTGGTCCTGTCTCCTCATCCAGGGAGAACAGCCCTCCCTCTAACCATCCTGTAAGAGGGCAGAGTCCTTCCCCCAGCACAAGTTACAGTTGGTCCCCAGGACACCAGAGCAAGCAATACATTCCCTCTCTGAACTAACAGCCTTGTGGCATAGCCACTGTATCATCACAGTATCTCCCCCAGTTTCTCATGATAAGAAACTGAGTGCTCTACACCGAGAAGACTGATGACACCTCCCTGGGTTGCAGTCCAGGGCACAAAACTCCCTATGGAGACCACTTCCAGGAAGGAGATGGAAAGCCAAGCATGTGAAGCCTTTGCCAGTACAGGACACAACATATGTAGCCTTAAAAGTTGCCCCAGTCTAAACAGAGTAGTGCTGACTTGGAGTTCTCATGCCCACTCAATCCTGTACCCTAGTTAGCTAAGACATTACAATACAGTGCTTGCATTGCTGGTGTGCAGAAAGTCCTGGACAGTCCCTCCGGATTCTGTTTATTGTCTTACTTGCACCCTGCAGTCAACTCCACCAGTAGCAAGGGAACAGTCTGAAGAAGAACAGGGTGCATCTCTCCTTTCGCCACCATCTAGAGCTGCAGACTGTTCTTCCCATCACATTACGTACCATGCTGCAACTCCTGCTGCCACAGCAACACAAGCTGCAAGGATCAGCTGCACTATGGGCTGCTTTGCCAACGCCATGGCAGCATGATAGGGACAGCCAGGTCCTGCCTTGCCAGCTAGAACACAGAGAGTGCCATTAGTGCTGCAGTATAGATAGAGCAAAGGATTGGCAACTCTGTCATTGCCCCAAACCTACCTAGTTTGTCTGCATAGTAAGGGCATTTACGTAGGTCTCCTTTTCCATCATGGACTGGGACGCCTCCATCTTGGGCTTCTTCCATTAGTGACATGCCAATCTTGTCCAATTCATCAAAAACCTGTAAGTGGTCACAGTGAGTGCGTGAGGCAGGCAAAGCCGTACAGCTTTCACCAAGATCAGTGGAATATCTGGAGAACAGGAAGAGAGTCATTTCTACCTCCAGCCACCCAGATAGCAAGCAGAACATCTGCTTCCATTTCAGAAAGCCTTGCAGGCAGACACTTGGTGAGATCTAGCACATGCTATGGCTCTGCAAAGGCCCAGCCCATACCAAGAGCACCTCAGGTCAGACCTCTGTGCCCAGCAGGGAGACATGGCACGACCCCACAGCTTGCCTTCTAGCGTGCTGCGGATGCAAGATGAGGCAgtgagctctcctctccctgctgccagaCCTTCTCTAGGAAgccactgctgctgttcagagcagCCCCGCTCCAGCTCCACTGCCAGGGACTTCGGTAAGGCTCCTGACACAAAGAGGCCTGCTACACCCCCATCGCTTTCTGACCAGCTTAAACCAGAAACCTGCTAGAGGCACAGATTAAAACTTCAGTCCAGTGACAGACTGTGCCCCTCTTCCCAGGGCAGGGTACAGCTCAGTCATTTCATGCAAGATGAGCAATGGGGGAAGGAACAGAGGCCACGGGCTACAGACGTTTTTGCCCATTGGCCAAAAAACTCTGACTGCCAGGTGAGACAGGAGTTATACTATCACCAGGAAGGGGCAATGTTAAGATGACAGCACAAGAGCAGGCATTTAGCCTAAAACTGTCCCAAAGTGAGAGCTCTGCTCTTGCCACTGCTTTAGAGTCACCTAGCCCATGGAAATTTTATAGTCCAAGATGTCTCCATTTAGTCCTAATCAAAGGCTCAGGCACAGCATTGATGCATGGGGAGGAATTTCTACCCAATACTTGTCAGGTGTCCAGAAGGCAGCAAAGGAAAGAGCTATTCAGACCAGTCCCACACAAGACAACAGCAGAATCCTGCTGCCCCCCAGTGGAGGGGACCCTGGTGGTCTCAGACCCAAAAGACTTCCCAGACAAGCAGTCTGACTGCATTAACCTGTGCCCAGGAGCTGGTGCAAAGCTGAAGGCATCAGCACCTACACAGGTATAGTGACTCAAGGGATTTAGTACCTGCATGTTAAATCTGAAAGCCCTGTTGGCCTCTTCCACAATCCTTTCCTTAGTGTTCTTGTCCAAGTCTAGAGCATTCATCCTTGCTCTGTAGAGCTGCTTGAACTGTTGTGCattggaaatgttttcaaacatgTAGAACTGGATCCCTTCCTCAGTACTGGGCAGCTTCAGGGCCCTCTGGGCTACCTTCTTCAGCACCTGGCCACCTGAGAGGTCCCCCATGTAGCGTGTGTAAGCATGGGCCACTAGCAGCTCTGGCTCATGCTGTCCCACATGATGGATTCTGTCCACATAATTCTTAGTTGCTTCTGAACACTGGATCTTCTCTTTCCAGTCTTCTCCATAGAAATACTCCATGTCTTTGACCAATGCTTCTCTCCGGTAGAGTTCTTGAGGGAAATACAGAGGGGCAAAGACGGGGTTGTCTT contains:
- the CDIP1 gene encoding cell death-inducing p53-target protein 1: MSNDPPPPYPGGPSAPLIEEKHGPPPTTDGVSPAAGQPQAAPVPPPEFGPPPYEPPSQPGFVPPHMPTDGSGPYVPPAGYYPPPGPYPPMGYHPAPGHYPSPGGHTATVLVPSGTTTTVTVLQGEIFQGAPVQTVCPHCQQAITTKITYEIGFMSFLLGFLCCFVGCDLCCCLIPCLFDDFKDVTHTCPNCKAYIYTYKRMC
- the HMOX2 gene encoding heme oxygenase 2 isoform X1 gives rise to the protein MSSVMEGSEGGEEGENLHYEETEDDNVSPTDLSELLKEGTKESHDRAENTQFVKDFLKGRIKKELFKLATVALYYTYSALEEEMDRNKDNPVFAPLYFPQELYRREALVKDMEYFYGEDWKEKIQCSEATKNYVDRIHHVGQHEPELLVAHAYTRYMGDLSGGQVLKKVAQRALKLPSTEEGIQFYMFENISNAQQFKQLYRARMNALDLDKNTKERIVEEANRAFRFNMQVFDELDKIGMSLMEEAQDGGVPVHDGKGDLRKCPYYADKLAGKAGPGCPYHAAMALAKQPIVQLILAACVAVAAGVAAWYVM
- the HMOX2 gene encoding heme oxygenase 2 isoform X2, with product MSSVMEGSEGGEEGENLHYEETEDDNVSPTDLSELLKEGTKESHDRAENTQFVKDFLKGRIKKELFKLATVALYYTYSALEEEMDRNKDNPVFAPLYFPQELYRREALVKDMEYFYGEDWKEKIQCSEATKNYVDRIHHVGQHEPELLVAHAYTRYMGDLSGGQVLKKVAQRALKLPSTEEGIQFYMFENISNAQQFKQLYRARMNALDLDKNTKERIVEEANRAFRFNMQIFH